A DNA window from Armatimonadota bacterium contains the following coding sequences:
- a CDS encoding diguanylate cyclase, whose translation MDGDPQMSTIDPITHLPWSVALRAEGTAWITRSEIHAVCIQVAGLGTLMDVFGYRAGHSILAQVARLLRLQLDGRDLLGRHSGDAFLILTQRPYDEIRELLNRIRDRVFTLSIETAEGRVPEGRFGVAGTDPVANPADAYAALDALIISAEIALRGRGPATEADRGPAPAGTTPAPSPPSTGIPAEAIPPVEEPAAAEPLEEAEAPVYELPSAEPAIPREPETPPIPEPGETARAAAELAEAPIPPVEPATTAPEPAVAQEVLPPAAAAVPAPQEAASPEGPAAPPEEPVSAPAGITEAAGPEILGPEPLPAAPEPAGEPPSVPKTGQETPAASAPPSGESHRVSLVRWNLAEGGLSATVEVEVQYGERHAVGRVVGRNAPDRIPFLVGEATARALTELLPPGYGVILQDIQSVSHGEHQALWVAVMLMSPAGEEKLLGIAPGNENKYAGTARAVLNAINRRLSLVLSQVSRSSGDR comes from the coding sequence ATGGACGGCGATCCGCAGATGTCGACAATCGACCCGATTACCCACCTCCCCTGGTCGGTAGCCCTCCGCGCAGAGGGAACGGCCTGGATTACCAGGTCGGAGATCCACGCGGTGTGCATCCAGGTCGCGGGATTGGGCACGCTGATGGATGTCTTCGGCTATCGCGCCGGCCACTCCATCCTTGCCCAGGTGGCGCGCCTCCTCCGCCTGCAGCTCGACGGGCGCGACCTCCTCGGTCGCCACTCGGGCGATGCCTTCCTCATCCTCACCCAGCGACCGTACGACGAGATCCGGGAGCTGCTGAACCGCATCCGCGACCGGGTCTTCACGCTGTCCATCGAGACGGCAGAGGGCCGCGTTCCGGAGGGCCGGTTCGGCGTGGCGGGGACCGATCCCGTGGCCAATCCGGCCGACGCCTACGCGGCGCTTGATGCGCTCATCATCTCGGCGGAGATCGCGCTGCGGGGCCGAGGTCCGGCTACGGAGGCCGATCGGGGCCCGGCTCCGGCCGGAACGACGCCCGCCCCGTCCCCGCCATCGACCGGAATCCCGGCGGAAGCGATCCCGCCGGTCGAAGAACCCGCCGCGGCGGAACCCCTGGAGGAAGCGGAGGCTCCCGTGTATGAGCTGCCGTCCGCTGAGCCGGCGATCCCACGGGAACCCGAAACACCACCCATTCCGGAGCCGGGGGAGACGGCCCGCGCGGCGGCCGAGTTGGCTGAGGCTCCGATCCCGCCGGTCGAACCGGCCACCACGGCGCCGGAGCCGGCGGTGGCGCAGGAGGTCCTCCCGCCCGCGGCAGCCGCCGTTCCCGCGCCCCAGGAGGCCGCGTCGCCGGAGGGCCCGGCGGCGCCACCGGAAGAACCTGTTTCCGCCCCCGCGGGAATCACGGAAGCGGCGGGACCTGAGATCCTTGGACCGGAGCCGCTCCCCGCCGCCCCTGAGCCGGCTGGTGAACCGCCCTCGGTTCCGAAGACCGGGCAGGAAACCCCGGCGGCCTCCGCGCCGCCTTCGGGCGAGTCCCACCGGGTGTCTCTCGTCCGATGGAACCTCGCCGAAGGAGGCCTCTCCGCCACCGTCGAGGTGGAGGTTCAGTACGGTGAGCGCCATGCCGTCGGCCGTGTCGTCGGCCGGAATGCGCCGGATCGGATCCCGTTCCTGGTCGGGGAGGCGACAGCCCGCGCCCTGACCGAGCTGCTTCCTCCGGGGTACGGGGTCATCCTCCAGGACATCCAGTCCGTCTCCCACGGCGAGCACCAGGCGCTGTGGGTGGCGGTCATGCTGATGAGCCCGGCGGGCGAGGAGAAGCTCCTGGGAATCGCTCCGGGAAACGAGAACAAATACGCCGGCACGGCCAGGGCGGTCCTCAATGCGATCAACCGGCGGCTGAGCCTGGTGCTGAGCCAGGTGTCGAGGTCGTCGGGGGACCGGTAG
- a CDS encoding HD-GYP domain-containing protein: MRLSRAAWLYMGATMAAGIGLVLFLRGWIPTVPSGPTFWVLLAGSLLLIPVSGYCLICLGKNVAVNMGSAVMMALLLLLPPGFAALTAAAGVALLYTLQRWEPELIAFNAAQTALTVGLAGALYWRLSPGPLATGFSLPQVAAVLTSVAAFYVVNSLVVTGAAVLLQRTRFPAYWRATFGRALVPYLSTLLLGVVAAVIFIHAPYFTPVLALPVAAVYRALRSERIVLRQTKETVELLADTIDRRDPYTFAHSQRVAALARRLADRLGLDPETCEAIARAARVHDVGKLGIPDALLRKSGSLSRREIEQVRRHAAIGAEIVGSLPEYREGKEFILYHHERYDGGGYFGLSGERIPLGARIIAVADALDAMTSDRPYRTALGEAQALAELERGRGTQFDPQVVRAVRELLTTERQSLREILADASAALPDTGKAAAHS; encoded by the coding sequence ATGCGTCTGTCGCGAGCGGCCTGGCTGTACATGGGGGCCACGATGGCGGCCGGGATCGGCCTGGTCCTCTTCCTGCGCGGCTGGATCCCGACCGTCCCGTCCGGCCCGACCTTCTGGGTGCTGCTCGCCGGCAGTCTCCTCCTGATTCCGGTTTCCGGGTACTGCCTGATCTGCCTGGGCAAGAACGTCGCCGTGAACATGGGCAGCGCCGTGATGATGGCCCTGCTGCTGCTCCTGCCGCCCGGGTTCGCCGCCCTGACCGCGGCGGCGGGCGTCGCCCTGCTGTACACCCTCCAGCGCTGGGAGCCCGAACTCATCGCTTTCAACGCGGCGCAGACCGCGCTCACGGTCGGGCTGGCCGGCGCTCTCTACTGGCGTCTGAGTCCGGGCCCGCTGGCGACGGGATTTTCCCTGCCTCAGGTGGCCGCCGTCCTCACCTCCGTCGCGGCTTTCTACGTCGTCAACAGCCTCGTCGTGACGGGCGCAGCGGTCCTGTTGCAGCGCACGCGGTTCCCCGCGTACTGGAGGGCGACCTTCGGGCGCGCCCTGGTCCCCTACCTGAGCACGCTGCTGCTCGGGGTCGTCGCCGCGGTCATCTTCATTCACGCGCCCTACTTTACCCCGGTGCTGGCGCTCCCGGTGGCGGCGGTGTACCGGGCGCTGCGCAGCGAACGGATCGTCTTGCGTCAGACGAAGGAAACCGTGGAGCTGCTTGCGGATACCATCGACCGGCGCGATCCGTATACCTTCGCCCACTCCCAGCGGGTGGCCGCCCTGGCGCGGCGCCTGGCCGACCGCCTTGGACTGGACCCCGAGACCTGCGAGGCCATCGCCCGTGCCGCCCGCGTCCACGACGTGGGCAAGCTGGGGATCCCCGACGCGCTGCTCCGCAAATCCGGAAGCCTCAGCCGGCGGGAGATCGAACAGGTGCGCCGGCACGCCGCCATCGGCGCGGAGATCGTGGGCAGCCTGCCCGAGTACCGCGAAGGCAAAGAGTTCATCCTCTATCACCACGAGCGGTACGACGGGGGCGGATACTTTGGATTGAGCGGCGAGCGCATCCCGCTGGGCGCGCGCATCATCGCCGTCGCCGATGCGCTCGATGCCATGACCTCGGACCGGCCCTACCGCACCGCGCTGGGGGAGGCACAGGCGCTCGCCGAGCTGGAGCGCGGCCGTGGCACGCAGTTCGACCCGCAGGTCGTGCGGGCGGTCCGGGAACTCCTTACCACGGAGCGGCAGAGCCTCCGGGAGATCCTGGCCGACGCCAGCGCGGCCCTCCCGGACACCGGGAAGGCCGCGGCCCACAGCTAG